The following proteins are encoded in a genomic region of Neovison vison isolate M4711 chromosome 12, ASM_NN_V1, whole genome shotgun sequence:
- the CDCA3 gene encoding cell division cycle-associated protein 3: MGSAKSAPVTPARPPPHNKLLARVADPRSPSAGILRTPIQVESSPQPNLPAGEQLEGPDQAQDSDPRSPTLGIARTPMKTSTGEPSSPLVKQLSEVFETEAPRLNLPPEPVLPLEATSSSELDLPLGTQFSLEDQTPPCSQAELPSKQVFSKEEAGQPSETPMASQGSDKPSRDPETPRSSGSKHNRRKANGKVLGRSPLTILQDDNSPGTLAPRQGKRPSALSENARELKEGAILGTGRLLKTGGRVREQGQDQDKENQHFPNLVEN, from the exons ATGGGCTCAGCCAAGAGCGCCCCGGTCACCCCGGCGCGGCCTCCGCCGCACAACAAGCTCCTGGCCCGGGTGGCGGACCCGCGTTCACCCAGTGCCGGCATCCTACGCACTCCCATCCAG GTGGAGAGTTCTCCACAGCCCAACCTACCAGCAGGGGAGCAGCTGGAGGGTCCTGATCAGGCCCAAGACTCAGATCCCCGCTCTCCTACCCTTGGCATTGCACGCACACCTATGAAGACCAGCACCGGAG aaCCCTCGAGCCCACTGGTGAAGCAGCTGAGTGAAGTATTTGAGACCGAAGCCCCCAGATTGAATCTGCCCCCAGAGCCTGTTCTGCCCTTAGAGGCAACTTCATCTTCTGAATTGGACTTGCCTCTGGGCACCCAGTTTTCCCTCGAGGACCAGACGCCACCCTGCAGCCAGGCTGAGCTCCCCTCCAAGCAGGTGTTCtccaaggaggaagcaggacaaCCCTCAGAAACCCCCATGGCCAGCCAGGGCTCGGACAAGCCTTCAAGAGACCCTGAGACGCCCCGATCTTCAG GTTCTAAGCACAATAGACGGAAAGCAAATGGCAAGGTACTAGGGAGATCTCCCCTCACCATTCTACAGGATGACAACTCCCCCGGAACTCTGGCACCACGACAG GGTAAGCGGCCTTCTGCCCTGAGTGAAAATGCTAGGGAGCTAAAGGAAGGGGCCATTCTGGGAACTGGACGACTTCTGAAAACTGGAGGCCGAGTACGGGAGCAGGGCCAGGACCAGGACAAGGAAAATCAGCACTTTCCAAACTTGGTGGAGAACTAG
- the GNB3 gene encoding guanine nucleotide-binding protein G(I)/G(S)/G(T) subunit beta-3: MGEMEQLRQEAEQLKKQIADARKACADITLAELVSGLEVVGRVQMRTRRTLRGHLAKIYAMHWATDSKLLVSASQDGKLIVWDTYTTNKVHAIPLRSSWVMTCAYAPSGNFVACGGLDNMCSIYSLKSREGNVKVSRELSAHTGYLSCCRFLDDNNIVTSSGDTTCALWDIETGQQKTVFVGHTGDCMSLAVSPDFKLFISGACDASAKLWDVREGTCRQTFTGHESDINAICFFPNGEAICTGSDDASCRLFDLRADQELTTYSHESIICGITSVAFSLSGRLLFAGYDDFNCNVWDSMKCERVGMLSGHDNRVSCLGVTADGMAVATGSWDSFLKVWN; this comes from the exons ATGGGGGAGATGGAGCAACTACGGCAGGAAGCGGAGCAGCTCAAGAAGCAGATTGCC GATGCCCGGAAAGCCTGCGCTGACATTACTCTGGCAGAG CTGGTGTCGGGCCTAGAGGTCGTGGGAAGAGTCCAGATGCGGACACGGCGGACGTTAAGGGGACACCTGGCCAAGATCTATGCTATGCACTGGGCCACCGATTCCAA GCTGCTGGTAAGTGCCTCGCAAGATGGGAAGCTGATCGTGTGGGACACCTACACCACCAATAAG GTGCATGCCATCCCGCTGCGCTCCTCCTGGGTCATGACCTGTGCCTACGCCCCATCAGGGAACTTCGTGGCCTGTGGGGGGCTGGACAACATGTGCTCCATCTACAGCCTCAAGTCCCGTGAGGGCAATGTCAAGGTCAGCCGGGAGCTCTCTGCTCACACAG GTTATCTCTCCTGCTGCCGCTTCCTGGATGACAACAACATCGTGACTAGCTCCGGGGACACCACTTG TGCTCTGTGGGATATCGAGACCGGGCAGCAGAAGACAGTGTTTGTGGGGCACACAGGGGACTGCATGAGTCTGGCTGTCTCTCCTGACTTCAAGCTCTTCATTTCGGGAGCCTGTGACGCCAGCGCCAAGCTCTGGGATGTGCGGGAGGGAACCTGTCGGCAGACTTTCACTGGCCATGAGTCGGACATCAACGCTATCTGC TTCTTCCCCAATGGAGAGGCCATCTGCACAGGCTCGGACGATGCCTCCTGCCGCCTGTTTGACCTGCGGGCAGACCAGGAGCTGACAACCTACTCCCACGAGAGCATCATCTGTGGTATCACATCTGTGGCcttctccctcagcggccgcctGCTCTTTGCAGGCTACGACGACTTCAACTGCAACGTCTGGGACTCCATGAAGTGCGAGCGTGTGG gcATGCTCTCTGGCCATGACAACAGGGTCAGCTGCCTGGGGGTCACAGCTGATGGGATGGCTGTGGCCACTGGCTCCTGGGACAGCTTCCTCAAAGTCTGGAACTAA
- the P3H3 gene encoding prolyl 3-hydroxylase 3 isoform X1, which yields MLRLLRLLLLLLLLPPPGSPEPPGLVPLSPGAPPQAPDLLYADGLRAYAAGAWAPAVALLREALRSQAALGRARQDCGALCAAEPGAALPAVWLDAPGPDSGLGSAQGAWERLLLRAALRRAECLTQCGAQRLGSGGTARLRVGSALRDAFRRREPYNYLQRAYYQLKKLDLAAAAAHTFFVANPTHLQMREDMAKYRRMSRVRPQSFRDLETPPHWAAYDDGLELLGRQEAGLALPRLEEALQESLAQMESCRAGCEGPEEQQREEEEEEGAGSQGGLYETIAGHWVRVLQCRQRCVGDMATRPGRSFPVPDFLPSQLRRLHEAHAQVGNLSQAVENVLSVLLFYPEDEPAKKALNEYQAQLGEPRPGLGPREDIQRFILRSLGEKRQLYYAMEHLGASFQDPDPWTPAAVIPEALREKLREDQEKRPWDHEPPQPKPLTHWKDVLLLEGVTLTQDARQLNGSERVVLDGLLTPAECGVLLQLAKDAAEAGARSGYRGRRSPHTPHERFEGLTVLKAAQLAQAGAVGSQGAKLLLEVSERVRTLTQAYFSPEKPLHLSFTHLVCRSAIEGEQDQRMDLSHPVHADNCVLDPDTGECWREPPAYTYRDYSGLLYLNDDFHGGDLFFTQPNALTVTAQVRPRCGRLVAFSSGGENPHGVWAVTRGRRCALALWHTWAPEHREQEWTEAKELLKEPEEEEEEEEEEEMPSRDPSPEPPSRRLPRVQDKAGKPPRVREEL from the exons ATGCTCCGGCTCCTCCGgttgctgctgctactgctgctgctgcccccGCCGGGCTCCCCCGAGCCCCCGGGCCTGGTCCCGCTGTCCCCGGGGGCGCCCCCCCAGGCCCCCGACTTGTTGTACGCGGACGGGCTGCGCGCCTACGCGGCCGGGGCTTGGGCGCCGGCGGTGGCGTTGCTGCGGGAGGCGCTGCGGAGCCAGGCGGCGCTGGGCCGCGCGCGGCAGGACTGCGGGGCGCTCTGTGCGGCCGAGCCGGGGGCCGCTCTCCCCGCCGTGTGGCTTGACGCCCCGGGGCCTGACTCCGGGCTCGGCTCGGCGCAGGGGGCCTGGGAGCGGCTGCTGCTCCGCGCGGCGCTCCGCCGGGCCGAGTGCCTGACCCAGTGCGGGGCGCAGAGGCTGGGCTCCGGGGGCACCGCGCGGCTCCGCGTGGGGAGCGCTCTGCGGGACGCCTTCCGCCGCCGGGAGCCCTACAACTACCTGCAGAGGGCCTACTACCAG CTGAAGAAGCTGGACCTGGCAGCGGCTGCAGCGCACACCTTCTTTGTAGCAAACCCAACACACTTGCAGATGCGGGAGGACATGGCTAAGTACAGACGCATGTCCCGGGTGCGGCCACAAAGCTTCCGGGACCTGGAGACACCACCACACTGG gcagCCTATGACGATGGCCTGGAGCTACTGGGGCGCCAGGAGGCAGGACTGGCACTGCCCAGGCTGGAGGAGGCCCTGCAGGAGAGCCTGGCCCAGATGGAGAGCTGCCGGGCTGGCTGTGAGGGGCccgaggagcagcagagggaggaagaagaggaggaaggagccgGGAGCCAGGGGGGCCTCTATGAGACCATTGCCG GCCACTGGGTTCGGGTCCTGCAGTGCCGCCAGCGCTGTGTGGGAGACATGGCCACGCGTCCTGGACGCAGCTTCCCTGTCCCTGACTTCCTTCCCAGCCAGCTGAGGCGGCTGCACGAGGCCCATGCTCAGG TGGGGAATCTGTCCCAGGCTGTGGAAAATGTCCTGAGTGTTCTGCTCTTCTACCCGGAGGACGAGCCTGCCAAGAAGGCTCTGAATGAGTACCAGGCCCAGCTGGGAGAGCCGAGACCTGGCCTCGGTCCACGAGAG GACATCCAGCGCTTCATCCTACGATCCCTGGGGGAGAAGAGACAGCTGTACTATGCCATGGAGCACCTGGGGGCCAGCTTCCAGGATCCT GATCCCTGGACCCCAGCAGCTGTCATCCCCGAGGCACTTAGAGAAAAGCTCAG AGAGGATCAAGAGAAGAGGCCTTGGGACCATGAGCCGCCACAGCCGAAGCCCTTGACTCACTGGAAGG ATGTGCTCCTCCTGGAGGGAGTCACCCTGACCCAGGATGCAAGACAGCTGAATGGGTCAGAGCGGGTGGTGTTGGACGGGCTGCTCACGCCGGCCGAGTGCGGGGTGCTGCTGCAGCTGGCCAAG GACGCCGCTGAGGCTGGAGCCAGGTCTGGCTATCGTGGCCGCCGCTCCCCTCACACCCCCCATGAGCGCTTCGAAGGGCTCACGGTGCTCAAGGCTGCACAG ctggcccaggctggggccGTGGGCAGTCAGGGGGCTAAGCTCCTTCTGGAGGTGAGCGAGCGTGTGAGGACCTTGACACAGGCCTACTTCTCCCCGGAGAAGCCCCTGCATCTTTCCTTCACCCACCTGGTATGCCGGAGCGCCATAGAAG GCGAACAAGACCAGCGCATGGACCTCAGTCACCCCGTCCATGCAGACAATTGCGTCCTGGACCCTGACACCGGGGAGTGCTGGCGGGAGCCCCCAGCCTACACCTATCGAGACTACAG TGGGCTCCTCTACCTCAATGATGACTTCCATGGTGGGGATCTGTTCTTCACACAGCCCAATGCCCTCACGGTCACA GCTCAGGTTCGTCCTCGCTGTGGACGCCTCGTGGCCTTTAGCTCCGGTGGAGAGAATCCCCACGGTGTGTGGGCTGTGACTCGGGGACGGCGCTGCGCCCTGGCCCTGTGGCACACGTGGGCACCTgagcacagggagcag GAGTGGACAGAAGCCAAAGAGCTGCTGAAGgagccagaggaggaggaagaggaggaggaagaggaagaaatgccCAGCAGAGACCCTTCTCCAGAACCCCCCAGCCGCAGGCTTCCGCGGGTCCAGGACAAGGCTGGGAAACCGCCTCGGGTCCGAGAGGAATTGTGA
- the P3H3 gene encoding prolyl 3-hydroxylase 3 isoform X2, which translates to MLRLLRLLLLLLLLPPPGSPEPPGLVPLSPGAPPQAPDLLYADGLRAYAAGAWAPAVALLREALRSQAALGRARQDCGALCAAEPGAALPAVWLDAPGPDSGLGSAQGAWERLLLRAALRRAECLTQCGAQRLGSGGTARLRVGSALRDAFRRREPYNYLQRAYYQLKKLDLAAAAAHTFFVANPTHLQMREDMAKYRRMSRVRPQSFRDLETPPHWAAYDDGLELLGRQEAGLALPRLEEALQESLAQMESCRAGCEGPEEQQREEEEEEGAGSQGGLYETIAGHWVRVLQCRQRCVGDMATRPGRSFPVPDFLPSQLRRLHEAHAQVGNLSQAVENVLSVLLFYPEDEPAKKALNEYQAQLGEPRPGLGPREDIQRFILRSLGEKRQLYYAMEHLGASFQDPDPWTPAAVIPEALREKLREDQEKRPWDHEPPQPKPLTHWKDVLLLEGVTLTQDARQLNGSERVVLDGLLTPAECGVLLQLAKDAAEAGARSGYRGRRSPHTPHERFEGLTVLKAAQLAQAGAVGSQGAKLLLEVSERVRTLTQAYFSPEKPLHLSFTHLVCRSAIEGEQDQRMDLSHPVHADNCVLDPDTGECWREPPAYTYRDYSGLLYLNDDFHGGDLFFTQPNALTVTPHPSLLTATSYR; encoded by the exons ATGCTCCGGCTCCTCCGgttgctgctgctactgctgctgctgcccccGCCGGGCTCCCCCGAGCCCCCGGGCCTGGTCCCGCTGTCCCCGGGGGCGCCCCCCCAGGCCCCCGACTTGTTGTACGCGGACGGGCTGCGCGCCTACGCGGCCGGGGCTTGGGCGCCGGCGGTGGCGTTGCTGCGGGAGGCGCTGCGGAGCCAGGCGGCGCTGGGCCGCGCGCGGCAGGACTGCGGGGCGCTCTGTGCGGCCGAGCCGGGGGCCGCTCTCCCCGCCGTGTGGCTTGACGCCCCGGGGCCTGACTCCGGGCTCGGCTCGGCGCAGGGGGCCTGGGAGCGGCTGCTGCTCCGCGCGGCGCTCCGCCGGGCCGAGTGCCTGACCCAGTGCGGGGCGCAGAGGCTGGGCTCCGGGGGCACCGCGCGGCTCCGCGTGGGGAGCGCTCTGCGGGACGCCTTCCGCCGCCGGGAGCCCTACAACTACCTGCAGAGGGCCTACTACCAG CTGAAGAAGCTGGACCTGGCAGCGGCTGCAGCGCACACCTTCTTTGTAGCAAACCCAACACACTTGCAGATGCGGGAGGACATGGCTAAGTACAGACGCATGTCCCGGGTGCGGCCACAAAGCTTCCGGGACCTGGAGACACCACCACACTGG gcagCCTATGACGATGGCCTGGAGCTACTGGGGCGCCAGGAGGCAGGACTGGCACTGCCCAGGCTGGAGGAGGCCCTGCAGGAGAGCCTGGCCCAGATGGAGAGCTGCCGGGCTGGCTGTGAGGGGCccgaggagcagcagagggaggaagaagaggaggaaggagccgGGAGCCAGGGGGGCCTCTATGAGACCATTGCCG GCCACTGGGTTCGGGTCCTGCAGTGCCGCCAGCGCTGTGTGGGAGACATGGCCACGCGTCCTGGACGCAGCTTCCCTGTCCCTGACTTCCTTCCCAGCCAGCTGAGGCGGCTGCACGAGGCCCATGCTCAGG TGGGGAATCTGTCCCAGGCTGTGGAAAATGTCCTGAGTGTTCTGCTCTTCTACCCGGAGGACGAGCCTGCCAAGAAGGCTCTGAATGAGTACCAGGCCCAGCTGGGAGAGCCGAGACCTGGCCTCGGTCCACGAGAG GACATCCAGCGCTTCATCCTACGATCCCTGGGGGAGAAGAGACAGCTGTACTATGCCATGGAGCACCTGGGGGCCAGCTTCCAGGATCCT GATCCCTGGACCCCAGCAGCTGTCATCCCCGAGGCACTTAGAGAAAAGCTCAG AGAGGATCAAGAGAAGAGGCCTTGGGACCATGAGCCGCCACAGCCGAAGCCCTTGACTCACTGGAAGG ATGTGCTCCTCCTGGAGGGAGTCACCCTGACCCAGGATGCAAGACAGCTGAATGGGTCAGAGCGGGTGGTGTTGGACGGGCTGCTCACGCCGGCCGAGTGCGGGGTGCTGCTGCAGCTGGCCAAG GACGCCGCTGAGGCTGGAGCCAGGTCTGGCTATCGTGGCCGCCGCTCCCCTCACACCCCCCATGAGCGCTTCGAAGGGCTCACGGTGCTCAAGGCTGCACAG ctggcccaggctggggccGTGGGCAGTCAGGGGGCTAAGCTCCTTCTGGAGGTGAGCGAGCGTGTGAGGACCTTGACACAGGCCTACTTCTCCCCGGAGAAGCCCCTGCATCTTTCCTTCACCCACCTGGTATGCCGGAGCGCCATAGAAG GCGAACAAGACCAGCGCATGGACCTCAGTCACCCCGTCCATGCAGACAATTGCGTCCTGGACCCTGACACCGGGGAGTGCTGGCGGGAGCCCCCAGCCTACACCTATCGAGACTACAG TGGGCTCCTCTACCTCAATGATGACTTCCATGGTGGGGATCTGTTCTTCACACAGCCCAATGCCCTCACGGTCACA CCACATCCTTCTCTGCTAACCGCCACCAGCTACCGATGA
- the GPR162 gene encoding probable G-protein coupled receptor 162 gives MARGGAGAEEASLRSNALSWLACGLLALLANAWIILSISAKQQKHKPLELLLCFLAGTHILMAAVPLTTFAVVQLRRQASSDYDWNESICKVFVSTYYTLALATCFTVASLSYHRMWMVRWPVNYRLSNAKKQALHAVMGIWMVSFILSTLPSIGWHNNGERYYARGCQFIVSKIGLGFGVCFSLLLLGGIVMGLVCVAITFYQTLWARPRRARMARRAGAGGGAKGGGAGGLGTRPAFEVPAIVVEDARGKRRSSLDGSESAKTSLQVTNLVSAIVFLYDSLTGVPILVVSFFSLKSDSAPPWMVLAVLWCSMAQTLLLPSFIWSCERYRADVRTVWEQCVAIMSEEDGDDDGGCDDYADGRVCKVRFDANGATGPGGRDPSQVKLLPGRHMLFPPLERVHYLQVPLSRRLSHDETNIFSTPRAPGSILHKWSSSDDIRVLPAQSRALGGPPEYLGRRQRLEDEEDEEEAEGGGLASLRQFLEGGMLGSGGGPPRGPGFFREEITTFIDETPLPSPTASPGPSPRRPRPLGLSPRRLSLGSPDSRAVGLPLGLSAGRRCSLTGGEGSARPWGGSWGPGNPIFPQLTL, from the exons ATGGctcggggaggggcaggggcagaggaggccTCCCTGCGCTCAAACGCCTTGTCCTGGCTGGCCTGCGGGCTCCTGGCGCTGCTGGCCAATGCCTGGATCATTCTTAGCATCTCGGCCAAGCAGCAGAAGCACAAGCCGCTGGAGTTACTGCTCTGCTTCCTGGCGGGCACGCACATACTCATGGCGGCCGTGCCCCTTACCACCTTTGCCGTGGTGCAGCTGCGGCGCCAGGCCTCCTCCGACTACGACTGGAATGAGAGCATCTGCAAGGTGTTCGTGTCCACCTACTACACCCTGGCCCTGGCCACCTGCTTCACAGTCGCCTCACTCTCCTACCACCGCATGTGGATGGTGCGCTGGCCCGTCAACTACCGCCTCAGCAACGCCAAGAAGCAGGCACTGCACGCGGTCATGGGCATCTGGATGGTCAGCTTCATCCTCTCTACACTGCCCTCCATCGGCTGGCACAACAACGGCGAGCGCTACTATGCCCGCGGCTGCCAGTTCATAGTCTCCAAGATCGGCCTGGGTTTTGGCGTCTGCTTCAGCCTCTTGCTCCTTGGGGGCATTGTCATGGGGCTGGTCTGTGTGGCCATCACCTTCTACCAGACGTTGTGGGCCCGGCCCCGAAGGGCGCGGATGGCCCGgagagcaggggcggggggtggggccaAGGGGGGTGGGGCCGGGGGGTTGGGCACCCGGCCGGCCTTCGAGGTGCCAGCCATCGTGGTGGAGGATGCCCGAGGGAAGCGGCGGTCCTCGCTGGATGGCTCCGAGTCAGCCAAGACATCCCTGCAGGTCACCAACTTGGTCAGCGCCATCGTCTTTCTCTATGACTCGCTCACAGGGGTGCCCATCCTG GTGGTGAGCTTCTTCTCCCTTAAGTCGGACTCGGCTCCGCCCTGGATGGTGCTGGCGGTGCTGTGGTGCTCCATGGCACAGACGCTGCTGCTGCCCTCCTTCATCTGGTCCTGCGAGCGCTACCGCGCTGACGTGCGTACGGTGTGGGAGCAGTGCGTGGCCATCATGTCCGAAGAGGATGGCGATGACG ACGGAGGCTGTGATGACTATGCAGACGGCCGAGTGTGCAAAGTGCGCTTTGATGCTAATGGTGCCACAGGACCAGGGGGCAGGGACCCTTCCCAGGTGAAGCTGCTGCCTGGAAGGCACATGCTTTTTCCCCCTCTTGAGAGGGTCCACTACTTACAG GTCCCTCTGTCCCGCCGTCTGTCCCACGATGAGACCAACATCTTCTCTACTCCTCGGGCACCAGGCTCCATCCTGCATAAGTGGTCATCCTCTGATGACATCCGGGTCCTTCCGGCCCAGAGCCGAGCCCTGGGGGGTCCTCCTGAGTACCTGGGGCGAAGACAAAGGCTGGAGGAtgaggaggatgaggaagaagCTGAAGGTGGGGGGCTGGCCAGCCTTCGCCAATTCCTGgagggtgggatgttggggtcaGGTGGGGGACCCCCACGGGGTCCTGGCTTCTTCCGGGAAGAGATCACCACCTTCATTGATGAGACACCTCTGCCTTCTCCAACTGCTTCGCCAGGACCCTCTCCTCGCCGGCCCAGGCCCCTGGGCCTCTCACCCCGCAGGCTCTCCCTTGGGTCCCCTGACAGTAGAGCCGTTGGACTTCCTTTGGGGTTGAGTGCAGGGAGACGCTGCTCCCTGACAGGAGGTGAGGGGAGTGCAAGACCTTGGGGAGGATCCTGGGGCCCAGGTAACCCCATTTTCCCCCAGCTGACCCTCTGA